From a single Syngnathus scovelli strain Florida chromosome 2, RoL_Ssco_1.2, whole genome shotgun sequence genomic region:
- the prkcz gene encoding protein kinase C zeta type isoform X3 — MDPAMPSQEPPSDAKSEEVDLPLDDTENRDGRLYLPHNCTVDKIEETDVEDIKSVVDGIDGIKLSQGLVLGLGDFDLIRVIGRGSYAKVLLVRLKKNDQVYAMKVVKKELVHDDEDIDWVQTEKHVFEQASTNPFLVGLHSCFQTESRLFLVIEYVNGGDLMFHMQRQRKLPEEHARFYAAEICIALNFLHEKGIIYRDLKLDNVLLDQDGHIKLTDYGMCKEGIRPGDTTSTFCGTPNYIAPEILRGEDYGFSVDWWALGVLMFEMMAGRSPFDIITDNPDMNTEEYLFQVILEKPIRIPRSLSVKAASVLKGFLNKDPKERLGCQVQTGFTDIKSHTFFRSIDWEQLEKKEMTPPFKPQISDDYGLENFDTQFTNEPVQLTPDDESVIKRIDQSEFEGFEYINPLLLSTEESV; from the exons ATG gaTCCAGCTATGCCATCTCAGGAGCCCCCTTCAGATGCAAAGAGTGAAGAGGTGGACCTTCCACTAGATGACACAGAGAACAGAGATGGAA GACTGTATTTACCACACAATTGTACAGTGGACAAAATCGAAGAGACAGATGTGGAG GACATTAAATCAGTGGTGGATGGAATCGACGGTATCAAGCTGTCTCAAGGCCTTGTTTTGGGGTTAGGAGACTTCGACTTGATCCGAGTTATTGGGCGCGGCAGTTACGCCAAGGTGCTGCTGGTCCGCTTAAAGAAGAATGATCAGGTTTATGCCATGAAGGTGGTGAAGAAGGAGCTGGTTCATGACGATGAG GATATTGACTGGGTGCAGACCGAGAAGCACGTGTTTGAGCAAGCCTCCACAAATCCTTTCTTGGTGGGCCTCCACTCTTGTTTCCAGACAGAAAGTCG GTTATTTCTCGTGATTGAATACGTGAACGGTGGGGACTTAATGTTTCATATGCAACGTCAAAGAAAGCTTCCTGAAGAGCATGCGAG ATTTTATGCTGCTGAAATCTGCATCGCTCTAAACTTCCTGCATGAGAAAGGTATCATCTACCGAGACCTGAAGCTGGACAATGTTCTTTTAGACCAAGACGGCCACATCAAGCTCACAGACTATGGCATGTGTAAG gAGGGGATCAGACCAGGTGACACAACCAGTACTTTCTGCGGCACACCCAACTACATTGCGCCAGAAATCCTCAGGGGAGAAGATTATG GCTTCAGCGTAGACTGGTGGGCCCTAGGCGTGCTGATGTTTGAGATGATGGCCGGGAGGTCCCCGTTTGACATCATCACCGACAATCCTGACATGAACACTGAGGAGTACCTCTTTCAAG TTATTCTTGAGAAGCCTATTCGCATCCCAAGGTCTTTGTCAGTGAAAGCTGCCAGCGTGCTCAAAGGGTTTCTGAACAAG GATCCGAAGGAGCGGCTGGGTTGCCAGGTCCAGACAGGCTTCACGGATATCAAGTCACACACATTTTTCCGCAGTATAGACTGGGAACAG CTGGAAAAGAAGGAGATGACGCCGCCCTTCAAACCTCAAATCTCAGATGACTACGGCCTTGAAAATTTTGACACGCAATTCACTAATGAGCCGGTACAACTAACACCAGATGATGA GAGTGTCATCAAGAGAATAGACCAATCAGAGTTTGAGGGCTTTGAATACATCAACCCACTGCTGCTTTCCACTGAAGAGTCTGTATGA
- the prkcz gene encoding protein kinase C zeta type isoform X2: protein MAGPFALTLASGESIYRRGARRWRKLYQVKGHLFQAKRFNTATYCGLCSERIWGLGGQGYKCINCKLLVHKRCHRLIPQTCQRLMDPAMPSQEPPSDAKSEEVDLPLDDTENRDGRLYLPHNCTVDKIEETDVEDIKSVVDGIDGIKLSQGLVLGLGDFDLIRVIGRGSYAKVLLVRLKKNDQVYAMKVVKKELVHDDEDIDWVQTEKHVFEQASTNPFLVGLHSCFQTESRLFLVIEYVNGGDLMFHMQRQRKLPEEHARFYAAEICIALNFLHEKGIIYRDLKLDNVLLDQDGHIKLTDYGMCKEGIRPGDTTSTFCGTPNYIAPEILRGEDYGFSVDWWALGVLMFEMMAGRSPFDIITDNPDMNTEEYLFQVILEKPIRIPRSLSVKAASVLKGFLNKDPKERLGCQVQTGFTDIKSHTFFRSIDWEQLEKKEMTPPFKPQISDDYGLENFDTQFTNEPVQLTPDDESVIKRIDQSEFEGFEYINPLLLSTEESV, encoded by the exons AATCGATCTATCGTCGAGGAGCCAGACGATGGAGGAAACTCTACCAGGTCAAAGGGCACCTCTTTCAGGCCAAGCGCTTTAACACGGCAA CCTACTGTGGCCTCTGCAGCGAAAGGATATGGGGGCTTGGCGGGCAAGGCTACAAGTGTATCAACTGCAAACTGCTGGTCCATAAGCGCTGCCACAGACTCATCCCTCAGACCTGCCAAAGGCTTATG gaTCCAGCTATGCCATCTCAGGAGCCCCCTTCAGATGCAAAGAGTGAAGAGGTGGACCTTCCACTAGATGACACAGAGAACAGAGATGGAA GACTGTATTTACCACACAATTGTACAGTGGACAAAATCGAAGAGACAGATGTGGAG GACATTAAATCAGTGGTGGATGGAATCGACGGTATCAAGCTGTCTCAAGGCCTTGTTTTGGGGTTAGGAGACTTCGACTTGATCCGAGTTATTGGGCGCGGCAGTTACGCCAAGGTGCTGCTGGTCCGCTTAAAGAAGAATGATCAGGTTTATGCCATGAAGGTGGTGAAGAAGGAGCTGGTTCATGACGATGAG GATATTGACTGGGTGCAGACCGAGAAGCACGTGTTTGAGCAAGCCTCCACAAATCCTTTCTTGGTGGGCCTCCACTCTTGTTTCCAGACAGAAAGTCG GTTATTTCTCGTGATTGAATACGTGAACGGTGGGGACTTAATGTTTCATATGCAACGTCAAAGAAAGCTTCCTGAAGAGCATGCGAG ATTTTATGCTGCTGAAATCTGCATCGCTCTAAACTTCCTGCATGAGAAAGGTATCATCTACCGAGACCTGAAGCTGGACAATGTTCTTTTAGACCAAGACGGCCACATCAAGCTCACAGACTATGGCATGTGTAAG gAGGGGATCAGACCAGGTGACACAACCAGTACTTTCTGCGGCACACCCAACTACATTGCGCCAGAAATCCTCAGGGGAGAAGATTATG GCTTCAGCGTAGACTGGTGGGCCCTAGGCGTGCTGATGTTTGAGATGATGGCCGGGAGGTCCCCGTTTGACATCATCACCGACAATCCTGACATGAACACTGAGGAGTACCTCTTTCAAG TTATTCTTGAGAAGCCTATTCGCATCCCAAGGTCTTTGTCAGTGAAAGCTGCCAGCGTGCTCAAAGGGTTTCTGAACAAG GATCCGAAGGAGCGGCTGGGTTGCCAGGTCCAGACAGGCTTCACGGATATCAAGTCACACACATTTTTCCGCAGTATAGACTGGGAACAG CTGGAAAAGAAGGAGATGACGCCGCCCTTCAAACCTCAAATCTCAGATGACTACGGCCTTGAAAATTTTGACACGCAATTCACTAATGAGCCGGTACAACTAACACCAGATGATGA GAGTGTCATCAAGAGAATAGACCAATCAGAGTTTGAGGGCTTTGAATACATCAACCCACTGCTGCTTTCCACTGAAGAGTCTGTATGA